From the Thermodesulfobacteriota bacterium genome, the window GGTGACCGGGCTCGCCTCAACGGGAAGCATCGACAGCTTGCATCCACTTCATGCGCCGCTGTATACGGAGGAAGAAAGCCAGGCTTATGGGAGGAGGAGAAAACTCCAGACCGAAATTCCATGGGAGGAAGAGAGCTGCCCATCCGGGGGATCCTCACGATGGATTGCAGGCAATCAGCGCTGGGCGCTGGCACGTGCCGGCCGCCCGAGGCCGCGGTGATCGGTGCTGTGGCTCCTGGCACCGGGAGCCGCACCGGCATCGGGGATGAAAACGGCCTGGCGCGCGGCCCGCCGGGTGCTCCCGTGGCAGCTGCGTGGCCCGATGACCGGTCAGAACACGGTGATGAACGACAGCATGGAGGGGAGGCCCATGGAAAGGAGAATCAAGATCAGTACCTGGTTGCTCGGGATGTGGGTTGTCTGTTCCTGGTGGATGCCGGCAGGGCTGGATGCCGGGTCACCAGGCGTGGTCTTCTGGAACAGGCTGGGCAGCGACGCGGAGGTGACCACCAGCGCGATCGGTGCCCGGGGCACCATCGTGGGATCCCAGTATGCCTATGAGCCGGCCCGGCATGGCCGCGGCTATATCCGCAAGGCGGTGGGACAGTATGTCCGCTTCCCCGCCTCGATCCTGACGCCTTTGCGGCAGCGGGGCGCGCTCGCCTTGTGGGTGACATCCAAGGTTCCGAGCCCGGTGCCGTACCAGTATGGGATCTTCGGTCTGGTCGGCGCGCCCTATGGCCATTACGGAGTGCCCCGGGATGCGCACATCGGCCTGTATTGGGGGGATACGGTTACCGGGCGGGGCCTGATGGGCAGCGTTTTCTTTGGCGGCCAGCAGGCCACCACACCCCCGGAGCCGGAGCAGTTCGTGGCCCAGGTGGGGGTGCCTTTTCATGTCGCCATGGCCTGGGACATCAATGGCATCGACGGGTCCGCCGATACCGTGCGGCTGTACCGGGATGGCGCCCTGGTGAGCAGCTCCACCGGGACCTGGGACCCGGCCGGGAAGGTGATGTACGACATCATTCTTGGCTACGGACCGGATGGCGGCGGCTACGACAAGTTCATCTCCGACAATCTGGTGATCTGGAATTACGCCAAGACCGATTTCTCCGACCGTTTCCGCCAGGACCCCACCGGCCAGCTCAAGGGCACCATTGCCTTTCTGGGCAGCGATACCTGGCCCATGGCCGAGGGGGTCAACTCCGACATCTACCTGATGCGTGAGGACGGCACCGGGCTGCGGCCCTTCATCACCGATCCGGCAGCGGACTTCGCGCCGGCCTTTTCGCCGGACGGCGCCCGGCTGGCCTTCATCTCGGACCGGGACGGCGAGTATGCCGTCTACATCGTGAACAGCGACGGCAGCGGGCTGCACATGGTCCCCAATTCAGGGTACGGGACATCCTTGGGGGGCAGTACTGGGGACATCGTCAATGCGGTCGGCTGGTCGCCCGACGGAAAAAAGCTGGTCTACCGGGCGATCAACGCGGTGGGCGGCATGGGCATCATCAACGTGGACGGAACGGCCAGGACGGTCCTGACCAGCAACGGTGTTGGCGATGGTGTCTACAATGCGCTGCGCGGCATGCAGTGGGGGGCTGACATGGACCAGCTCATCGTGCACGCCATGGACTACCCCTGGCACCAGAACATCTTCCGCTACACCATTTCCAGTGGCACCTGGGAGCAGATGACCCCGGACGTGACGCCATCCCATACCATGGATGCCGCGGTCAACTGGCGGGGGCAGATTGCCTTCACCCGGCGGGCATCGGGCCAGCAGCTCTATGATCTCTACGTGATGGAGGATATTCCCGGCGCAGCGTCGTCCAACGTGACCAGATTTGCGGTGAATCAGCACGCCTTTCAGGCCCACTGGATGCTGGGTGACCAGAAGCTGGTCTTTGCGTACTACGACCACCAGGCGCCGAACTGGCAGATCGCCAGCATCAACCCGGACGGCTCCGGCGGTCGGGTCTTCTCGCCACCGGGGGCGCCGCTCTACTGCATGGATCCCACCTGGTCCTCCTGGGGGCCTTCGGGGGCGCCGGTCGCGCTTGCCGGGGCGGATCAGGTCATCTGCAATCAGCTCTGCCCCGAGCTCATTCTCGACGGCTCATGGTCCTCGGACAAGGGTGGGGAGATCGTCTCCTTTCAGTGGGAGCTGCGGCACCGGGACAATCCGGCCTACGACCGGACGGCGAGCGGGGTAAGCCCGGTCCTCTCCGATCTTCAGCCAGGCATCTACGACGTGACGCTCACCGTGACCGACAACGATGGGCTGGCCGCCGAGGACATGCTGCAGCTGACGGTGCGGGCCTTCTGCGATCCCTGCGCCCTCCAGCGTGGTGACCTGGACAGCGACGGGGACGTGGACGCCGACGATCTGCGCATCCTGGGGCAGAGCTTCGGCACCCGGCTCCCAGGGCGCTGAGTGGCTCTCCGTGCGGGGGGAGGCGGGCCGAGTCCACGGGGCGGAGGCCCACCCGCAGGAGCGGCTGGCTGTCCCGGCCGGTTGCTGGACGGGGTCAGGGGAGCATTCCCCTGGCCCCGGGTCACGCGGTCGGCCCCGGACTGGGGCCAGCCACCAGGACCGCGCCCAGTGAGGCCTTCCGCAGCTCCTCCTCCATCCGGTACTGCTCGGTGGTATCCCGGAGGGCGAGGACCACGCCCAGGATCCGGCTCGCGCTGTCACGGATGACGGCGCCGGAGATCTCGATGTCCCGCCGGGCCTCGTCTTTGGCGACCAGGGCCCTTTCCCGGCTCGGGGACCGGTACTGGCCCGCGGCGAGGATTTCGTGGAAGGGGCCGCGGCAGGCCTCACCCGTCCGGGAGCAGACTAGGCGCAGGACCTCGGCCAGGGGGCGGCCTGCGGCCTCCGGCTGAGACCAGCCGGTCAGGGCCTCGGCCGCTGCGTTGAGGAGCACGACATTGCCCTGCAGGTCGGTGGTGATCACTGCCTCGCCGATGCTCCGCAAGGTGACCAGGAGGCGCTCCTTTTCCGCTGCCAGCGCCTCCTCAGCCCGTTTCCGCTCCGCGATCTCTCCCTGGATCTCCTGGCGGTAGGCGGTCAGCCGCTCCTGGAAGAAGGTGAAGGCGGCAAGCAGCTGCTGCGCTTCGTCCCCGGCCTCCCCGCCAGGCTCGTCGGCGCCAACTGCGCCAGCCGGCGGATATTCCCGGCCGAGGCTGCGGATGTGCAGGGCGAGAGCCAGGAGGGGGGCGGTGATCCTCCGGACGGCCAGGAGACTGCTGGCAAGAAAGAGGACGATGCCGGCACCTGTGAGGTAGAGGATGTACTCCTTGAGCCGGTCGGCCAGGAAATAGACCGTGCTGTCGGGCTGATAGTAGAGCAGGACCAGGTCACGGTTGTGCAGGGTGAGCTTCCGGAAGAAGAAGGTGGCTCCACCGCGGGCGCCCTCCTTCGTGATGCTTCCCTTCCCCGCCCCGCCGTGCAGCGCCTCCTCCATGGCCTGGGCCTCGATGTCGGAGAAATCGGCCCTGGTGTCGTCGGCTGCGACCAGAGCTGCGCCGTCGCTGGCCCGGGCCAGCACCACCTTGCCGTCGTCCGGTACCGACCGTTCGAGCAGAGGCTGCAGCCCCTGGAAGGACAGCTGGGCGCAGAGGACCCCCACAGGCTCGCCGTTCCGCCGGTCCTGGATGGGGACCGCGATGTCAATGGACGGGAAGGGAAAATCCTGGCGCCAGGCCACGTCGCCCAGTTGGGTGGCCAGCTCGAGCATCGGCTTCTGATAGAGGGGGGAGGAGAAGAGGTCAGCGAACGGCTCCTGGTCCGGCCCCAGCGGGAACTTCTTGGCCCTGAGCCATTCCTTGCCGTTGGCACTGATGGCTGAGGCCTGGAAGAAGGACTCGGTGAGCCGCAAGAGCCCCCGGAGCGCCGCGCGGGACGCCTCCGGCCGGGCCGGATCCGGCGGGCTGACCGCGGCCAGGAAGCGCAGCTGCTGCTCGCTGTTCAGGAAGAAGGCACGGATGTCCTCCTCAAGACGAGTCAGCCTGTGCTCGGCGCTCAGTCGAAAGATGCTGCCCAGACGATCGGAGAAGGCTGCGGTGCTCAGGAAGTGGAAGAGGCCGATGACGGTCAGAAACGGCAAGAGGGCAGACAGCAGGATCTTGCGGCTCAGGGTCATGGGGCGCTACCGGACGATTGCGGCCTCGGCTGTAATCTCGGGAGGGATGTCCTGCCCCAGGAGCTGGACCGCACGCAGGTTGAGCATGGATCGCTCGGGGTAATGATAGACCGGCAGGCGGGAGGGCGGTCGTCCCTGGAGGATCTTGTCGATGTATTCGGCCACCTTGGGCGCCACCATCTCCAGGTCCATCACCGCGCCGCCGAGCAGGCCCGCTTGGACATGCTCCTCGTGCTGGGCAAGCACGGGCAGGCCGAGGCGGTGCTGCCAGACGACGATCTCCGCTACGTCTTCCCTGGTGAGCGCCGGGGGAAAGGCGAAGACGAAGTCGCACGTGTCCCGCAAGCCGGCCATGGCGGGGCCGATCCCGGAGACCTCAGAGAACAGCCGTTCCTGGATGGTGACACCGAAGGGGCTGGCCACCTGCCGGTACTCGTCGAGCCGGCGGCCGAGATCGGAGTCGATCCGCGCCAGGATTCCCATCCTGGTGGCGCCCCGCATCATCCGCTGGCATTTCTCCACGAACGCGCCGAAGGAGCCGCGGACGACGCCGGTGAACAGGTCCTGGGCACGGCCTGGCCGAAGGGCGGTGGTTTCGTGGGCCGCGATGAAGCAGACCGGGGTTGCCAAGTCCGGAAGCCGGGCCAGGACCGGCAGGCTGTTGCCGGTGGCGAAGACCAGATCGGCCCGGGTGGTGAGCGCGGAGGCGACACGGCGCTGCTCTTCCGGGGTGTCGACGCCATCGAGATCGATCCGGACCAGGGTCAGGTTCTGGCCCGGCGCGTATCCGCGAGCCACCAGAGCGGCGGTGACCGCCGCCAGCGTCGGACCGGGGGTGCTCGCAGGAACGGCGATACGGAAGTTGCCCGGGACCAGGGGGGGAGGCTCGGCCGCCCTTCCCCTGGTCTGGGTGGCGAGCCCCACCAGCTCGGCCTGATCGGCGGTCTCCTGGGGAATCGCCACCCCCAGCGTGCGGGCAGTGGCCAGATTGATCACCAGCCGGCCGCTCAGATACTTGATGGGCAGCTGCTCCGGGCTTCTGCCCCGGAGGATGGCCAGGGCGTATTCCATCAGATGGGGGACCAGACGGTCGTAGTCGAGGCTCGGGCCGCCCAGGAGCCCCTGCTCGATCTCCTCCCGGACTTGGCCCATGACCGGCAGCCCCAGCCGATGCTGCCAGTGGATCAGCTCGGGAAGATCGCCGCTCATGAGCGAAGGCGGGAAGAGCACCACGGCATTCACCCCACGCTCCTGGAGCTCCCGCATGGCCTGGCCGATTTCATCCCTCCTGCCGTAGGTCCTTTGCTCCAGTCCGACGCCGATCTCCCGGCTCGCCTCCTCGTACAAGGCGGCCAGGGAGGCCATCGGCGAGCCCTGGAAATAGAGCATGCCCAGCTTCCGGCGCTGGTCGGCCGGCAGGAGGTCCAGCATCTGCTGGAAGAGGGCGGCAGTGGACTCGCGGAAGATGCCGGTAGCGCTCGGCCGCATGGCGGCGGGCAGCATGGTCTTGAGGGTGCTCGAGGTTACGAAGAGCAGGGGGGTGGTGATGCCGGCGGCAAAAAGAGAGGACAGGGCATCGCCGGTGGAAAAGAAGAGGTCGCAGCCCTGGGCGATCTCCCGGCGGATCCGTTGCTGACCCGGTTCAGTCTCGCTCCCCTGGAGGTCGATAGGCACGACCACCAGAACCTCGCCGGCGGCAAGTCCGCGCGTCCTCAGGGCCTCGAACAGGAGAGGATAGACCGGCGAGGTGCAGCCCTTGGGCACCCCCAAGCGGTAGGTCGCAGCCAGGCTGCCGCCTCTTGCGGGCAGCGCCAGGAGCAAGACAACCAGAGCAAGCGATACCGCGGCCGATCGGCGCTTCACGGTCAGGCCTCTGTGCAGGGCATCCCCGGGGGCAGGCTGCTGTTCCGGAATGTGGAGCGAATTCACGAAGTCCGCACGGGATTGCTCTCATCATACACAATCGCTGTGCCTGATGCACGATCGCCGTCCCTGGTCTGGATCGGCCCCGGTGCCTGGCGTGTCCCACCGGGAAGAGCGAACCGGCCCCCCCGGTCGCCCCGGGGCCAGGATTCCCGGCCGCGGTCGGGCCAAGGGGCCGGACGGAAAAGGGTTGGGGCCGGCCCTGGCGATGGGGTATGCTGGTGAAGTTGGAGACCGCTCCCGTGCCGGGGTGGTCTGGCCGCGCATATCTCTTCCCTTCCCCTCCCGAGGACCATGGCCCAGATCGCCGCCACTGCTTCGACCTTCGCTGCCAAGAAGACCAGCCTGTCGGCCACGGTCAAGGACCAGTCCGGCGCCGGCCGGCTGCGGATCGGCGAGCTCTTGCGCAAGGAAGGCCATATCACCAGCAACCAGCTGGACGAGGCCTTGGCCTTTCAGAAGAAGCACCAGGGCCGCCTGGGCAGCATCCTGGTCAAGCTGGGCTACATCGAGGACCAGACCATCGTCAACGTCCTCAGCCGGCTGCACAACTTCCCAGCGGTGATGATCTCCCGGGAGCCGCCGGCGGCCGATGCCCTGGAACTGCTGCCATACGCCGAGGCCAGGAAGTTCATGGCCTTTCCCCTGCGGCGGCTGGGCAAGACCCTGCAGATCACCATGGCCGAGCCCACCGACACCATGGCGGTGGAGGAGCTGCAGACCTTTCTCAAGATGCCTTTGTCGGTGTGCGTCTCCAGCGAGAAGGACATCGTCGACGCCTACCGCGCCTATTACAAGATCAGCGACGAGGAGTATCAGCAGTTCTTCGGCGCCAAAGAGGAAAAGGCGGAGGAGGAGGCGGTCACCGGCATCGACGACTTCGGCGCCCTGGCCTCGGAGGCGGCGGAGGGCTTCGAGCTGGAGAGTGGCGGCGACGAGGAGGGCGCCTTCGACCAGTACTCGGCCTCCGACGCACCCATCATCAAGCTGGTCAACGGCATCCTCATCAAGGCGGTCACCGACGGGGTGAGCGACATCCATATCGAGCCCTTCGAGAGGGCGCTCCAGGTTCGCTATCGGCTGGACGGCTCCCTGTACAAGTCGATGAACCTGCCCATGAACATCAAGAACGCGCTCATCTCCCGGCTCAAGATCCTGGCCAACCTGGATATCACCGAGCGCCGGGTGCCCCAGGACGGCCGGATCAAGATGCGCATCGGCCGCAACAAGGTGGTGGATTTCCGGGTCTCGTCCTTGCCGACCCTGTGGGGCGAGAGCATCGTCATGCGGATCCTGGACAAGGGATCCCTGAACGTCGACCTCACCATGCTGGGCTTCGAGGTCTCCACCTTCGAGACCCTGAAGCGCTGCATCTTCCGGCCCTACGGCCTGCTGCTGGTCACCGGCCCCACCGGCTCCGGCAAGACCACCACCCTCTACTCGATCCTCAACTCCCTCAATACCGAAGACACCAAAATCCTCACCGCCGAGGATCCGGTGGAGTTCAACTTCAAGGGCATCAACCAGGTCAACGTCAAGAACGAGGTGGGCATGACCTTTGCCTCGGCCTTGAAGGCCTTCCTGCGCCAGGACCCGGACATCATCATGGTGGGCGAGATCCGGGACATGGAGACGGCAGAGATCGCCATCAAGGCGGCCATGACCGGTCACCTCGTGTTCAGCACCCTGCACACCAACGACTGCCCCTCCACCATCGGCCGCCTGGTGGACATCGGCATTCCGTCGTACATGGTGGCCTCGGCGGTGACCATGGTCCTCTCCCAGCGCCTGGCCCGCAAGCTGTGCGGCAAATGCAAGGCGATCGAGGAGAGCCCGGACGCCAAGCAGCTCCTGGCCATGGGCTTCCGGGAGGAGGAGATCCCGGGCCTTTCCATTTACGGCCCCCGGGGCTGCCCGATCTGCAGCGGTGCCGGCTACAAGGGCCGGGTCGGTCTGTATGAGCTGATGGAGGTTACCGAGGAGGTGGCCAAGGCCATCAACGCGGCGGTGGCCGAGGACCAGCTCCGGAAGATCGCGGTGCAGGAGGGGATGAGGACCTTGCGGGAGGCGGGCCTGCAGAAGATCCGCGAGGGGATGACCTCGGTGGAGGAGGTCCTGAAGCGGACGGTGGTCACCGAAGAGAGCCTGCCGGCCTACCTGGTGCACCCGGATGTGGAGCGCTACGAGGATGGCGACATCATCATCCGGGAAGGCAACACCGACATCGACTTCTTCCGTCTGGTGCAGGGCGCGGTGATGGTGATCAAGGACGGCAAGAAGATCGCCGACATCGTCCAGCCGGGGGAGTATTTCGGCGAGATGTCCGCCATCTCCGGCGAGCCCAGAAGCGCCACCATCGTCTCCCGGGGCCGCTGCATGATCAAGCGCTTCCCGGGTGACAAGCTCATGGAGACCATCGAGAAGTACCCGGACGTGGCCACCGATCTCTTCCGGATCATCGTCCGCCGCCTGGAGCAGGCCAACCAGCTCATCCTGAAGCTCGCCAACGACATGCAGCGCCGGGCCGCCGGCCGCTGACCCTCCCGGCCAGCACGTTCTCAGAAGTCCTGTCTTGTCCTGTCGGACAGGACGCATGTCCTGCCCGACAGGTCACCACCGGCCGGATCCGGCTCACAGCAAACGGTACGGGTAGGCCCGCCGCGTCCACTCGCTGTCCGGGTAGCGCTGGCTCAGCTGCTCGTAGGCCGCCTTGAGCGGCTGCGGGCTGTGGGTGGACTTGTATCGGCTCACGCCCTGCAGAAAGATGGCCTCGGGCCGGAGGCTGCTGTCCGGGTAGGCGTCGATCAGCGTCTCCAGGGCGGCCAGGGCCTCCGGGAAGCGGTCGGCGTCGAAATGCTCCTTGGCTACGCCCAGCAGCACCGAGGCCTTGAGGTCGTCGGGCCCCAGGAAGCCCACGGTGCGATGGTGCTCCTTGCCGCCCGCATCGAGGATGAGGATCGAGGGTGTCCACTTGATCCCCATCTCGGCGGCCAGGGGCTGGTGATCGTGGGCCAGCCGCACGGGCACCACCTGTTTCTCGATGAATTCGGCCATGCCCTCCGTGGGATACGTAACCGCATCCATCTGTTGGCAGCCGATTCACCCGGGATTGAAGAAATCCAACAGGACGAGCTTTCTTTCCTTCTTGGCGCGCGCCAGGGCAGGCGCAAGCTCGGTTTCCCAGTGGATAGCGGTCATGGCGGTCCTCCGTAAGTCATCAGGTTGGCGGTGGTGGCAAAGACGGCTTCAGGGCCGGAGTGTGGCCGGCGGGGCGCCGGGCCGCTCGAGGCTTCTTTTGAACTCGCTGATCTGCAGCGCCAGAAAGAGGCACTTCCGGCCCTGTATGCAGTGCCGGGCCTCATCGATCTCGATGAGGGTCGTCCAGGCGTGCTGATCCTTCCGGAGGTTGACCGCCCAGGCCCGGTTGTCCTGGTCCAGCTCGACCTCGACGTCGATGCCGCAGGCGCCGATGTCCGGATAGGTCTCGTTGATCTTCTGGCGCAGCTCGTGCCGGCTGATCGCGGCTTGCCGGCTGGTGGCCTCGGGGCGGCACCAGAAGACCGGCGCGGACGGCTTGCCGTTCCTTCTGCGGAAGGTGGGGATCAGGGTGCTCATGGCCAGACCTCAGGCGGGGACGGTGCCGGCGCCGTGGCAGGTGGGGCATTCCACGTCCGGGGCGCACTTGCAGTCCTCCCATTGGTCGCCCACCTGGGTGCCGCGCCACTCCATGTTGCAGGTGCAAAACCCCGGGACTGTCTTCTGGCCGCCGCAGTTGGGGCAAGGCACCGAGCCTCCTTTCTTGTGGGCGGCCGCCTCTGTCTTGATGTCACACATGGCTCTCTCCAAACAAGGTTGAACGGGCTGCGCTCCCCTGGCCGTTCGGCAGTCGGGTTGCCTCGGTGCAACAGCAAGGCTCATGCCAGCCCGCGCCTGGGGTGCGCTTGGCATCGTTCTTGAATCGACCTTTGGCAGAAGAGAGGGCACCCCGCCCCAGACCTTTGAGCCAGACACGAAGGAGGAGAGCACCATGCCGGAGTTCGGAAGCGCTTTTTCAGGGTTGACCAGTGAACGGAAGGTGACGGCCGCGGAGCTGGTGCGCGCGATCCGCTTCATGATCGCGGCCGAGTACGAGGCGGTGCAGCTGTATGAGCAGCTGGCCGAGGCAACCGACCACCCGCTCGCCCGGGAGGTCCTCTACGACATCGCCAACGAGGAGAAGGAGCACGCTGGTGAGTTCTTGCGGCTCCTCAAAGAGCTGGCCCCGGATGAGGAGCAGTTCTACCAGGCCGGCTCCGGGGAGGTGGAGGCCATCATGGCCAGGCTCGGCGGCTAGCCGCGGCCGTTCCCATCAGCCAGCCCCTCTGCCGCGCATCCTGCCCCCCTTCCTGCCTTCATCCTTCATCCTTCCTGCGTCACAGGACCCGCCCGGCAGCTCCGGCGGTAGCGTCCAGCCAGCCCGCGAAAAAGGCCTTGAAAAAGGTTCGGGAATCCGCTATTCAGTTTGGTTCGCCGCAAGGCGAAACCTCACCCGTTGTCCCGCCGGTCTTTGATCCAGAGCCGTTTGCCGCCCCTGTCTGGGGACGCTGCGGGTGCCGGAAGCTCCGTCTTCTTTCCCCTCTTGGCTCCGATCCTTGGCGCTTGATGGCCCCACTGGCGGGCGGTGGCCGCCCGATGGGGCCTGACTGGGCTGTCTTGTGGACTGAAGCTGTGCCGGATTTTGTATCGGCTCATGACCCAATAACGCAACCAAGGAGAAGCACCATGTCCGCCAAGATCATCAGCGGCAACGAAGTCGCCAAGGCCATTCGCGCCGAGCTGGAGAAGGAGGTGGCTGACCTCAAGGCGCAGCACAACGTTGTGCCGGGGCTCGTCACCATCCTGGTGGGCGAGGACCCCGCCTCCCAGTCGTACGTCACCGCCAAGAACAAGACCGCCCACGCCCTGGGCATCCATTCCGAGCAGGTGACCCTGCCGGCCTCCACCTCGGAGGCCGAGCTCCTGACCCTGGTGGCCCGGTACAACGCCGACCCGAAGATCAACGGCATCCTGGTGCAGCTGCCGCTGCCCAGGCAGATCAACGAGGCGCGGGTGCTGTATGCCATCGATCCGGCCAAGGACGTGGATGGCTTCCATCCGGTGAACGTCGGCAAGATGATGTTGGGCGAGCAGTGCTTCCTTCCGTGTACGCCGCACGGCATTCTGGAGCTTCTGGTCCGCAGCGGCGTCGAGACCAAAGGCGCGGAGGTGGTGGTGATCGGCCGCTCCAATATCGTGGGCAAGCCCATCGCCAACCTCATGCTCCAGAAGCGGCCGGCCGGTGACGCCACGGTCACCATCTGCCATACCCGCACCAGGGACCTGGCGGCCCATACCCGGCGGGCCGACATCATCATCGCCGCCGTGGGCGTGCCGAAGATGGTCACTGCCGGCATGGTCAAGGAGGGGGTGGCGGTGATCGATGTCGGCGTCAACCGC encodes:
- a CDS encoding ABC transporter substrate binding protein, with product MKRRSAAVSLALVVLLLALPARGGSLAATYRLGVPKGCTSPVYPLLFEALRTRGLAAGEVLVVVPIDLQGSETEPGQQRIRREIAQGCDLFFSTGDALSSLFAAGITTPLLFVTSSTLKTMLPAAMRPSATGIFRESTAALFQQMLDLLPADQRRKLGMLYFQGSPMASLAALYEEASREIGVGLEQRTYGRRDEIGQAMRELQERGVNAVVLFPPSLMSGDLPELIHWQHRLGLPVMGQVREEIEQGLLGGPSLDYDRLVPHLMEYALAILRGRSPEQLPIKYLSGRLVINLATARTLGVAIPQETADQAELVGLATQTRGRAAEPPPLVPGNFRIAVPASTPGPTLAAVTAALVARGYAPGQNLTLVRIDLDGVDTPEEQRRVASALTTRADLVFATGNSLPVLARLPDLATPVCFIAAHETTALRPGRAQDLFTGVVRGSFGAFVEKCQRMMRGATRMGILARIDSDLGRRLDEYRQVASPFGVTIQERLFSEVSGIGPAMAGLRDTCDFVFAFPPALTREDVAEIVVWQHRLGLPVLAQHEEHVQAGLLGGAVMDLEMVAPKVAEYIDKILQGRPPSRLPVYHYPERSMLNLRAVQLLGQDIPPEITAEAAIVR
- a CDS encoding tetrahydrofolate dehydrogenase/cyclohydrolase catalytic domain-containing protein — its product is MSAKIISGNEVAKAIRAELEKEVADLKAQHNVVPGLVTILVGEDPASQSYVTAKNKTAHALGIHSEQVTLPASTSEAELLTLVARYNADPKINGILVQLPLPRQINEARVLYAIDPAKDVDGFHPVNVGKMMLGEQCFLPCTPHGILELLVRSGVETKGAEVVVIGRSNIVGKPIANLMLQKRPAGDATVTICHTRTRDLAAHTRRADIIIAAVGVPKMVTAGMVKEGVAVIDVGVNRIGMSEAGKAILAGDVDFEAVKEKASAITPVPGGVGPMTITMLMKNTVQAAKQAAGLL
- a CDS encoding ferritin family protein, with amino-acid sequence MPEFGSAFSGLTSERKVTAAELVRAIRFMIAAEYEAVQLYEQLAEATDHPLAREVLYDIANEEKEHAGEFLRLLKELAPDEEQFYQAGSGEVEAIMARLGG
- the pilB gene encoding type IV-A pilus assembly ATPase PilB, with the translated sequence MAQIAATASTFAAKKTSLSATVKDQSGAGRLRIGELLRKEGHITSNQLDEALAFQKKHQGRLGSILVKLGYIEDQTIVNVLSRLHNFPAVMISREPPAADALELLPYAEARKFMAFPLRRLGKTLQITMAEPTDTMAVEELQTFLKMPLSVCVSSEKDIVDAYRAYYKISDEEYQQFFGAKEEKAEEEAVTGIDDFGALASEAAEGFELESGGDEEGAFDQYSASDAPIIKLVNGILIKAVTDGVSDIHIEPFERALQVRYRLDGSLYKSMNLPMNIKNALISRLKILANLDITERRVPQDGRIKMRIGRNKVVDFRVSSLPTLWGESIVMRILDKGSLNVDLTMLGFEVSTFETLKRCIFRPYGLLLVTGPTGSGKTTTLYSILNSLNTEDTKILTAEDPVEFNFKGINQVNVKNEVGMTFASALKAFLRQDPDIIMVGEIRDMETAEIAIKAAMTGHLVFSTLHTNDCPSTIGRLVDIGIPSYMVASAVTMVLSQRLARKLCGKCKAIEESPDAKQLLAMGFREEEIPGLSIYGPRGCPICSGAGYKGRVGLYELMEVTEEVAKAINAAVAEDQLRKIAVQEGMRTLREAGLQKIREGMTSVEEVLKRTVVTEESLPAYLVHPDVERYEDGDIIIREGNTDIDFFRLVQGAVMVIKDGKKIADIVQPGEYFGEMSAISGEPRSATIVSRGRCMIKRFPGDKLMETIEKYPDVATDLFRIIVRRLEQANQLILKLANDMQRRAAGR
- a CDS encoding tetratricopeptide repeat protein, whose product is MAEFIEKQVVPVRLAHDHQPLAAEMGIKWTPSILILDAGGKEHHRTVGFLGPDDLKASVLLGVAKEHFDADRFPEALAALETLIDAYPDSSLRPEAIFLQGVSRYKSTHSPQPLKAAYEQLSQRYPDSEWTRRAYPYRLL
- a CDS encoding PAS domain S-box protein translates to MTLSRKILLSALLPFLTVIGLFHFLSTAAFSDRLGSIFRLSAEHRLTRLEEDIRAFFLNSEQQLRFLAAVSPPDPARPEASRAALRGLLRLTESFFQASAISANGKEWLRAKKFPLGPDQEPFADLFSSPLYQKPMLELATQLGDVAWRQDFPFPSIDIAVPIQDRRNGEPVGVLCAQLSFQGLQPLLERSVPDDGKVVLARASDGAALVAADDTRADFSDIEAQAMEEALHGGAGKGSITKEGARGGATFFFRKLTLHNRDLVLLYYQPDSTVYFLADRLKEYILYLTGAGIVLFLASSLLAVRRITAPLLALALHIRSLGREYPPAGAVGADEPGGEAGDEAQQLLAAFTFFQERLTAYRQEIQGEIAERKRAEEALAAEKERLLVTLRSIGEAVITTDLQGNVVLLNAAAEALTGWSQPEAAGRPLAEVLRLVCSRTGEACRGPFHEILAAGQYRSPSRERALVAKDEARRDIEISGAVIRDSASRILGVVLALRDTTEQYRMEEELRKASLGAVLVAGPSPGPTA
- a CDS encoding PKD domain-containing protein; translation: MERRIKISTWLLGMWVVCSWWMPAGLDAGSPGVVFWNRLGSDAEVTTSAIGARGTIVGSQYAYEPARHGRGYIRKAVGQYVRFPASILTPLRQRGALALWVTSKVPSPVPYQYGIFGLVGAPYGHYGVPRDAHIGLYWGDTVTGRGLMGSVFFGGQQATTPPEPEQFVAQVGVPFHVAMAWDINGIDGSADTVRLYRDGALVSSSTGTWDPAGKVMYDIILGYGPDGGGYDKFISDNLVIWNYAKTDFSDRFRQDPTGQLKGTIAFLGSDTWPMAEGVNSDIYLMREDGTGLRPFITDPAADFAPAFSPDGARLAFISDRDGEYAVYIVNSDGSGLHMVPNSGYGTSLGGSTGDIVNAVGWSPDGKKLVYRAINAVGGMGIINVDGTARTVLTSNGVGDGVYNALRGMQWGADMDQLIVHAMDYPWHQNIFRYTISSGTWEQMTPDVTPSHTMDAAVNWRGQIAFTRRASGQQLYDLYVMEDIPGAASSNVTRFAVNQHAFQAHWMLGDQKLVFAYYDHQAPNWQIASINPDGSGGRVFSPPGAPLYCMDPTWSSWGPSGAPVALAGADQVICNQLCPELILDGSWSSDKGGEIVSFQWELRHRDNPAYDRTASGVSPVLSDLQPGIYDVTLTVTDNDGLAAEDMLQLTVRAFCDPCALQRGDLDSDGDVDADDLRILGQSFGTRLPGR